In a genomic window of Vulpes vulpes isolate BD-2025 chromosome 6, VulVul3, whole genome shotgun sequence:
- the SERPINA12 gene encoding serpin A12 translates to MNPMLGLGLLFAGLLTVEGLLNSKPPAKYRGPKSQIQSWKGMKAAEGLTKRNTDFGCKLYRKLASNSPGKNIFFSPLSISAAFSMLSLGAQDSTLDEIKQGFNFRNMPDRDIHEGFHYLIYRMNQGSQDLELHLGNTLFIDQKLQPEKKFLTNVKNLYSADTVSTNFQNLGDTRKQINDYVSQKTQGKINNLIKNIDPGTVMLLTNCIFFRARWQHEFDPKITKEEDFFLDGNQRVRVPMMFRGGMYETGYDEQLSCTILEMPYQGTISATFILPDEGKMKTVEEALKADTFNRWKKLITRRVVDVSLPRFSITGNYDLKRTLSYLGITKIFEEHGDLTRISPHRSLKVGEAVHEAVLKMDEKGTEGAAGSGAQTLPMQTPLPIKLNKPFLVVIKDDVVSTIIFLGKIVNPTGK, encoded by the exons ATGAACCCCATGCTGGGCCTGGGCCTACTTTTTGCTGGCCTTCTCACTGTAGAAGGTCTTCTGAATTCCAAGCCCCCCGCGAAGTATCGTGGACCCAAGAGCCAGATCCAGTCATGGAAGGGAATGAAGGCAGCCGAGGGGCTCACAAAGCGGAACACAGACTTCGGCTGCAAGCTTTATAGGAAGCTGGCTTCCAATAGCCCCGGAAAGAACATCTTCTTTTCCCCCTTGAGCATCTCTGCAGCCTTCTCCATGCTGTCTCTGGGTGCCCAGGACTCCACCCTGGATGAGATCAAGCAGGGCTTCAATTTCAGGAATATGCCAGACAGAGACATTCATGAGGGCTTTCATTACCTCATCTACAGGATGAACCAGGGCAGCCAGGACCTCGAACTACACCTTGGAAACACCTTGTTTATCGACCAGAAGTTGCAGCCAGAGAAGAAGTTTCTGACAAATGTCAAGAACCTGTACAGTGCAGACACTGTCTCCACCAACTTCCAGAATTTAGGAGATACTCGGAAGCAGATCAATGACTATGTCAGTCAGAAAACCCAGGGGAAAATCAACAACCTGATCAAGAACATAGACCCTGGCACTGTGATGCTTCTtacaaattgtattttctttcgAG CCAGGTGGCAACACGAATTTGATCCAAAAATAACTAAAGAGGAAGACTTCTTTTTGGATGGAAACCAGCGAGTGAGGGTGCCCATGATGTTCCGTGGGGGCATGTATGAGACTGGTTATGATGAACAGCTCTCCTGCACTATTCTGGAAATGCCCTACCAGGGCACCATCTCTGCCACCTTCATCCTTCCTGATGAGGGCAAAATGAAGACTGTGGAGGAGGCCTTGAAGGCGGACACTTTTAACAGATGGAAAAAATTAATCACTCGAAG GGTCGTAGACGTGTCCTTGCCCAGGTTCTCCATCACTGGTAACTATGACCTGAAGAGGACACTCTCCTACCTGGGTATCACCAAAATCTTTGAGGAGCATGGTGATCTCACCCGGATCTCCCCTCATCGAAGCCTGAAAGTGGGAGAG GCAGTGCACGAGGCGGTGCTGAAGATGGATGAGAAGGGCACAGAGGGCGCAGCCGGCTCCGGAGCCCAGACGCTGCCCATGCAGACGCCGCTACCCATCAAGTTGAACAAACCGTTTCTGGTGGTTATTAAGGATGATGTTGTGTCCACCATAATCTTCTTGGGAAAGATTGTGAATCCTACTGGGAAATAA